The proteins below come from a single Juglans regia cultivar Chandler chromosome 12, Walnut 2.0, whole genome shotgun sequence genomic window:
- the LOC109005892 gene encoding UPF0613 protein PB24D3.06c-like, producing the protein MSLSHSSATSLSSTSTSSSSSTTTSWLSGIVRGRSDRPGSVKMGSNSNVGGGGADSTGPVVRKNQWRGVLFKYGPKPIQVAFKTGDHKQQVIFIGGLTDGFLATEYLEPLAIALENEKWALVQPLLSSSYSGYGTSSLKQDAMELDQLISHLINKEDSEGVVLLGHSTGCQDIVHYMRTNAACSRAVRAAILQAPVSDREYRATLPETAAMIDLASNMISEGQGSELMPREADPTSPITAYRYHSLCAYMGDDDMFSSDLSDDQLRMRLSHMSNTPCQVIYSMADEYMPEYVDKKALLERLCRAMGGAEKAEIEHGNHSLSNRIDEAVQAIINFVKREGPNGWDDPWS; encoded by the exons ATGAGTCTCTCTCACTCTTCTGCCACCTCTCTGTCCTCCACATCTACCTCTTCTTCGTCCTCGACGACGACTTCTTGGCTTTCTGGTATTGTGCGAGGCCGGTCCGACCGGCCCGGGAGTGTCAAGATGGGCAGCAACTCCAACGTCGGTGGTGGCGGTGCTGACAGTACCGGTCCGGTTGTTCGGAAAAACCAGTGGCGTGGTGTTCTCTTTAAGTATGGGCCCAAGCCTATTCAG GTTGCATTCAAAACGGGAGATCATAAACAACAAGTAATTTTTATTGGTGGATTAACTGACGGTTTTCTGGCGACTGA GTACTTGGAACCTCTTGCAATTGCATTGGAGAACGAGAAATGGGCACTTGTTCAACCACTTCTGTCATCCTCATATAGTGGATATGGCACCTCCAGCTTGAAACAA GATGCAATGGAGCTTGACCAGCTGATCAGTCATTTAATAAACAAAGAAGATTCAGAAGGTGTGGTACTTCTGGGGCATAGTACTGGTTGTCAG GATATTGTGCATTATATGCGCACAAATGCTGCATGCTCGAGAGCAGTCCGTGCAGCCATATTGCAG GCTCCTGTTAGTGATCGGGAATATAGAGCAACTCTTCCAGAAACAGCCGCTATGATTGACTTGGCTTCTAACATGATAAGCGAAGGCCAAGGGTCAGAATTAATGCCAAGGGAAGCAGATCCCACTTCCCCAATAACTGCTTATAG GTATCACTCCCTCTGTGCATATATGGGGGATGATGACATGTTCAGTTCTGATCTTAGCGATGACCAGTTGAGAATGAGACTTAGCCACATGTCTAACACACCTTGCCAG GTTATCTATTCCATGGCAGACGAGTATATGCCAGAGTATGTTGATAAGAAAGCATTGCTTGAAAG ATTGTGCAGAGCAATGGGTGGTGCAGAGAAAGCTGAAATCGAACACGGGAATCACTCCCTCTCTAACAGAATCGACGAGGCTGTCCAGGCCATAATTAATTTTGTCAAAAGGGAGGGACCTAATGGGTGGGACGATCCATGGAGCTAA